In a genomic window of Paramicrobacterium chengjingii:
- a CDS encoding ABC transporter ATP-binding protein translates to MKVIVNTLRRILPYLPSGARRFLSWYAVLTSVLAIIDVVALLALAATLAAAVSGASFNLPIIGTIPASATLWVIVIASIIIVTKSALSVWLQWQATRRFAKYELSIGQHLLAAYIRAPWMDRLSRNTSQILQMTDTGIANVVAGFLLPLTTMPGLIVTSVGVLAAIVVSQPVTALVTVVYLGGIAALQYVVLGRKTRQAARVARDSALRVASLVSGMVAALKEITLRDKAREVEDAVGAVRSQTARARANSSFLSTVPRFIFDAAIIGGFVLAGGVAFALGGMDQAISAVALFGIAGFRLIPSLTGFQNIVTRAITAGPYVSAVVNDIEDSREYLANHEQLGKDPLPENPKLLTFRGVEYTYPGGNAPVLTDVNLNIPLGATVGIAGSSGAGKSTLIDLLLGLLLPTRGSIDIDDAELSGVLSDWRRQVGYVPQEVALFDGTIAQNIALTWGEEFDLERVERAAKRAQLWQVVEDREHGLNTRVGERGLALSGGQRQRLGIARALYNDPLVLVLDEATSALDTRTEADVTDAIHALHGDITVIAVAHRLSTIRGSDLLVFMKEGRIQAQGSFAEVVAKDPDFAMQAKLAGLT, encoded by the coding sequence ATGAAAGTCATCGTCAATACGCTCAGGCGCATTTTGCCCTACCTTCCGTCGGGCGCTCGCCGGTTTCTCAGCTGGTATGCGGTTCTCACGTCTGTGCTGGCGATCATCGACGTCGTCGCACTCCTCGCCCTCGCCGCGACCCTCGCTGCGGCTGTCTCCGGGGCGAGTTTCAACCTGCCGATCATCGGAACGATTCCCGCGAGCGCCACGCTGTGGGTCATCGTCATTGCCAGCATCATCATCGTCACGAAGTCGGCGCTCAGCGTGTGGCTCCAGTGGCAGGCCACACGACGATTCGCGAAGTACGAACTCTCGATTGGCCAGCACCTGCTCGCCGCATATATTCGCGCGCCATGGATGGACCGACTGTCGCGCAACACCTCGCAGATTCTGCAGATGACAGATACGGGTATCGCGAACGTCGTCGCGGGATTCCTGCTCCCGTTGACCACAATGCCCGGGCTCATCGTGACATCTGTGGGGGTGCTGGCGGCGATTGTCGTGTCGCAGCCGGTCACTGCCCTCGTGACCGTCGTCTACCTGGGCGGCATCGCGGCCCTCCAGTACGTTGTGCTGGGTCGAAAGACCCGACAGGCCGCACGCGTGGCCCGCGACTCCGCATTGCGCGTCGCGTCGTTGGTGTCCGGCATGGTCGCGGCGCTCAAAGAGATCACGCTCCGCGACAAGGCGCGCGAAGTTGAGGATGCTGTCGGCGCCGTGCGGTCCCAGACGGCCCGCGCACGCGCAAACTCCAGTTTTCTCTCAACCGTTCCCCGGTTCATCTTCGACGCAGCGATTATCGGCGGCTTCGTTCTCGCCGGGGGCGTCGCCTTTGCCCTCGGCGGTATGGATCAGGCAATCTCGGCTGTTGCACTGTTCGGCATCGCGGGGTTTCGCCTCATCCCATCCCTGACGGGGTTTCAGAACATCGTGACGCGCGCGATCACGGCCGGTCCCTATGTCAGCGCGGTCGTGAACGACATCGAGGACTCCCGCGAGTACCTCGCGAATCATGAACAGCTGGGCAAAGACCCGCTGCCTGAGAACCCGAAGCTCCTGACCTTCCGGGGTGTGGAGTACACCTACCCCGGCGGAAACGCCCCGGTGCTCACCGACGTCAACCTGAACATTCCACTTGGTGCGACTGTCGGTATTGCGGGGTCGTCTGGCGCGGGCAAATCAACACTCATCGATCTTCTGCTCGGACTGCTGCTGCCGACCCGCGGGTCCATCGACATCGATGACGCCGAACTGTCAGGCGTGTTGTCTGATTGGCGACGCCAGGTCGGGTATGTTCCCCAAGAAGTCGCGCTCTTCGACGGCACGATCGCACAGAACATCGCGCTGACGTGGGGTGAGGAGTTCGACCTCGAGCGCGTGGAGAGAGCCGCGAAGAGGGCGCAGCTGTGGCAGGTTGTCGAAGATCGCGAGCACGGACTGAACACGCGAGTGGGTGAGCGTGGCCTCGCGCTCTCCGGTGGGCAGCGACAGCGCCTGGGCATTGCTCGCGCGCTGTACAACGACCCGCTCGTTCTCGTGCTCGACGAGGCGACGAGTGCCCTCGACACGCGAACCGAGGCCGACGTCACCGATGCAATCCACGCTCTTCACGGCGACATCACCGTCATCGCCGTTGCACACAGGCTGTCGACGATTCGCGGCTCGGACCTTCTCGTCTTTATGAAAGAAGGTCGAATTCAGGCTCAGGGCTCGTTCGCCGAGGTTGTGGCGAAAGACCCTGACTTCGCCATGCAGGCAAAGCTCGCGGGCCTCACGTAA
- a CDS encoding glycosyltransferase family 1 protein: protein MSRFGRYAALGARVLRSRVPDRFANVFLPADQRIRASELPKPPSPPGGGACSLYIAPVNFAGQGRAWARAAGMLAGVEARNMQYRAESDLAFDADYSVSERVFWSSHDWAARQKRAVRNGFSHVLVEAERAIFGSAFSGYPEREVAWLRRAGVHVAAVSHGTDLRLPSRHAQLDEWSPFRDAPSSWVAGLESRARRNHEILDALDIPVFVSTPELLLDRPGSTWLPVVVDPERWRADAPPLERARPRVLHAPTNPLVKGTALIEPVLQKLDAEGVIDYVRVQRVPAAQMPQLYRDADIVLEQFALGMYSVTSVEAMAAGRLVFAHIHDQVRDHVASVTGRDLPVQPVTPAQLEERVRDVVSRREHYRALAANGPAFVNAVHDGRFSATVLAPFLGVSDSARESLSEN from the coding sequence ATGTCGCGATTCGGCCGATACGCCGCACTCGGCGCGCGCGTGCTCCGCTCACGCGTTCCCGACAGGTTCGCAAATGTTTTTCTCCCCGCGGATCAGCGCATCCGTGCCTCTGAATTGCCGAAGCCACCGTCCCCACCAGGAGGAGGCGCCTGCTCGCTGTACATTGCCCCGGTCAACTTCGCCGGGCAGGGGAGAGCCTGGGCACGAGCGGCAGGGATGCTTGCGGGCGTCGAGGCGCGAAACATGCAGTACCGAGCCGAGAGCGACCTCGCATTCGACGCCGACTATTCTGTGTCGGAGCGTGTGTTCTGGAGCTCGCACGACTGGGCGGCGCGGCAAAAGCGGGCGGTTCGCAACGGTTTCTCTCACGTACTTGTCGAAGCCGAGCGGGCGATCTTCGGGTCGGCCTTCAGCGGCTACCCCGAGCGCGAAGTGGCATGGCTGCGCCGCGCCGGAGTGCATGTCGCAGCGGTGAGCCATGGCACAGACCTCAGGCTGCCCTCACGCCACGCGCAGCTCGACGAGTGGTCGCCGTTCAGGGACGCACCGTCGTCGTGGGTAGCGGGGCTGGAATCACGCGCCAGACGCAATCACGAGATTCTCGACGCCCTCGACATTCCGGTCTTCGTGTCGACTCCAGAACTGCTGCTCGACCGCCCCGGGTCGACGTGGCTCCCTGTTGTCGTTGACCCCGAGCGCTGGCGGGCCGATGCGCCGCCCCTGGAGCGTGCTCGCCCGCGCGTGCTGCACGCGCCGACGAATCCGCTCGTCAAGGGAACCGCACTCATCGAGCCGGTCTTGCAGAAACTCGACGCTGAAGGCGTCATCGACTACGTGCGCGTTCAGCGCGTTCCGGCCGCGCAGATGCCGCAGCTCTATCGTGATGCCGACATCGTGCTCGAGCAGTTTGCACTGGGAATGTATTCGGTGACCTCCGTCGAGGCGATGGCGGCCGGGCGACTCGTCTTCGCCCACATTCACGATCAGGTGCGTGACCACGTGGCGAGCGTCACTGGCAGGGACCTTCCCGTGCAGCCGGTGACTCCCGCGCAGCTTGAAGAACGGGTGCGCGACGTGGTGTCGCGACGAGAGCACTACCGGGCGCTCGCCGCGAACGGACCAGCATTCGTGAATGCTGTGCACGACGGGCGTTTCTCTGCCACCGTGCTCGCGCCCTTTCTCGGCGTCAGCGATTCAGCGAGAGAGAGCCTCAGCGAGAATTGA
- a CDS encoding glycosyltransferase family 4 protein, translated as MSRPRILCISLSPIERDARVLRQISVLAEYGDVVTVGYGDTPAGATEHISVPSDLPSLPQDPIGVLKLATRQFRRAELSAPGIRFAKKALAGASFDLVVANDARVLDLAFSVAGAAPVWADMHEWAPEERTHVLSWRLLVAPFMTHLCRTYLPRAAAVTTVGGRISDLYSSVFGVRPRVMRNAAPYAELEPQPVAHDSIRLVHSGAAVHGRNLELMIDAMKLLDDRFTLDLYLVSAADGGAYLNQLRERAAGDARIAFKHPVKPNDLPRTLNSYDVGVFWIPPVHTNARYTLPNKLFDFVQARLAVAIGPSEEMVDVVTQYDLGVISRDFTAESCADSLRSLTADAVTAFKAKTDAAARELSFETEAQVARSILAEALSR; from the coding sequence GTGAGCCGACCTCGCATTCTCTGCATCTCCCTGTCGCCGATAGAGCGCGATGCCCGCGTACTCCGCCAGATCTCCGTTTTGGCGGAGTACGGCGACGTGGTCACTGTCGGTTACGGTGACACCCCCGCGGGAGCGACCGAGCACATCAGCGTTCCCAGCGACCTGCCATCGCTTCCGCAAGACCCGATCGGCGTGCTCAAGCTGGCGACCCGGCAATTTCGCCGCGCCGAGTTGAGCGCACCGGGAATCCGCTTTGCGAAGAAAGCACTCGCCGGGGCGAGCTTCGACCTCGTCGTCGCCAACGACGCGCGCGTGCTCGACCTCGCCTTCAGCGTTGCGGGTGCCGCACCGGTGTGGGCAGACATGCACGAGTGGGCGCCCGAAGAGCGCACGCACGTTCTGTCGTGGCGTCTGCTGGTCGCACCCTTCATGACGCACCTGTGTCGCACGTATCTTCCCCGCGCTGCTGCCGTCACAACGGTCGGAGGCAGAATCTCCGACCTCTACTCGTCCGTCTTCGGAGTGCGCCCGCGCGTCATGCGCAATGCAGCGCCGTACGCCGAACTCGAACCGCAGCCGGTCGCCCACGACAGCATCCGGCTCGTGCACAGTGGAGCCGCCGTGCACGGGCGCAATCTCGAGCTGATGATTGACGCGATGAAGCTGCTCGATGACCGTTTCACCCTCGACCTGTACCTCGTGTCGGCTGCAGACGGCGGCGCCTACCTGAACCAGCTGAGGGAGCGTGCTGCGGGCGATGCTCGCATTGCCTTCAAGCATCCGGTGAAGCCAAACGATCTCCCTCGCACGCTCAACTCCTACGATGTCGGTGTGTTCTGGATTCCGCCCGTGCACACCAACGCGAGATACACCCTGCCCAACAAGCTGTTTGACTTCGTGCAGGCGCGCCTTGCCGTTGCCATCGGCCCGTCAGAAGAGATGGTCGACGTGGTGACGCAGTACGACCTCGGCGTGATTTCACGTGACTTCACGGCGGAATCCTGCGCCGATTCGCTGCGCTCTCTCACGGCAGACGCCGTCACGGCGTTTAAGGCGAAAACGGATGCCGCGGCTCGCGAGCTCAGCTTCGAAACCGAGGCGCAGGTTGCCCGGTCAATTCTCGCTGAGGCTCTCTCTCGCTGA
- a CDS encoding glycosyltransferase — protein MKRSEGALRIAITKGSLLIPPTYFAVQHAQRLSDEFDFSVFAGTTEITDASARHSLRIVDALDDVLPVSRRLSARHREIVSAAMPRVLRRKIAQWHPDVIHQHFGYASLPAVHAAKDSRARLLVTVHGGDAFSMLKTMSSRSLAGRPALARMQRHVSAAYRHADTILAVSDYIAGIAVQGGADARRVRVHYQGVDTEWFHPAEHESRQIPRLLFVGRLVETKGVRDLIEASTAIVKEQPHELDVVGGGPLLDELRAIAPSHVHVRGSQPRSAVKTYMQQADALVLPTRINNGAREAAGLVLVEAQACGTPVIAYDSGGTSEMVDDGVTGTLTREGDVGELADAVAQFLSLPEPTRRRMRDDARSFAVRSRSLDESCRQLSAIYTEEHQ, from the coding sequence ATGAAGAGAAGTGAAGGCGCGTTGCGAATCGCCATTACCAAGGGGTCTCTGCTGATTCCCCCAACGTACTTCGCTGTTCAGCATGCGCAGCGCCTCAGCGACGAATTCGACTTCTCCGTGTTTGCCGGCACGACGGAAATCACCGATGCCAGCGCACGGCACTCTCTGCGCATCGTCGATGCACTCGACGATGTGCTTCCCGTCTCGCGTCGGCTCTCGGCCAGGCATCGCGAGATCGTGTCGGCTGCCATGCCACGTGTGCTGCGCCGAAAGATCGCACAGTGGCACCCTGACGTCATTCACCAGCACTTCGGCTACGCATCACTCCCGGCCGTGCATGCAGCGAAGGATTCCAGAGCTCGACTGCTTGTGACGGTTCACGGCGGCGATGCGTTCTCGATGCTCAAGACCATGTCGTCCCGCTCGCTTGCCGGGCGCCCCGCTCTCGCACGAATGCAGAGACACGTGAGCGCCGCCTACCGCCACGCCGACACGATTCTCGCCGTGAGCGACTACATCGCAGGAATCGCTGTACAAGGCGGAGCCGATGCGCGGCGGGTGCGCGTGCATTACCAAGGCGTCGACACCGAGTGGTTTCACCCCGCCGAACACGAGAGCCGCCAAATTCCACGTCTTCTGTTCGTCGGGCGACTCGTGGAGACAAAGGGCGTACGCGACCTCATCGAGGCGTCGACGGCCATCGTGAAGGAGCAGCCACACGAACTGGATGTTGTCGGAGGAGGCCCCCTCCTCGACGAACTGCGCGCAATCGCACCGTCCCACGTTCACGTGCGCGGCTCACAGCCTCGTTCGGCGGTGAAGACGTATATGCAGCAGGCGGATGCTCTCGTGCTGCCGACGCGCATCAACAACGGTGCGCGCGAAGCGGCCGGCCTCGTTCTCGTGGAGGCTCAAGCATGCGGAACGCCGGTCATCGCATATGACAGCGGAGGTACATCTGAAATGGTCGACGACGGTGTCACGGGCACGCTGACGCGCGAAGGCGACGTTGGCGAACTCGCTGACGCCGTCGCGCAGTTTCTTTCTCTGCCCGAGCCGACTCGACGTCGCATGCGCGATGATGCACGCAGCTTCGCGGTGCGTTCACGAAGCCTCGATGAGAGCTGCCGCCAGCTGTCAGCGATCTACACGGAGGAACACCAGTGA
- a CDS encoding glycosyltransferase — protein MSLERRPHLLYVAWGYPPSRSGGAYRLLATANAFARSGWHVTVLTCEREVFLRSTGIDPSMEERIDPSIDVRRLPFPNRETILDLTQWSRFRAWAPEIWNMWQATQTARTFPEPRYGLWRPVLENAAEQVHQKHPVDLVIGSANPNVVHLAGAYLHQQHGVPYIMDYRDTWQLDMYSGKRTLSDRHPAAKWERKLVGDAAEIWFVNDPIAQWHAELYPDAAERIRVVPNGFDPGFVGAAAVSKHSAPTTIRVANIGTMTGQTPIRPLVEGWTLARQSGDALADAQLDLYGYLGHQGDDEGGVLTAIAEIGDGSVAYRGPVAKAEISAIYNGLDVLILPLGTSRFMTSGKVFEYMATGLPIVSVHDPVNASSGVLSGYPGWFPVERMDAASIADALSAAVTYARSQTDADRIAARERASVFERSNILEPIIERWTERIEKGS, from the coding sequence GTGTCTCTCGAAAGACGACCACACCTACTCTATGTTGCTTGGGGCTACCCGCCCTCACGTAGCGGTGGGGCGTATCGACTTCTCGCGACAGCGAATGCCTTCGCGCGTTCGGGGTGGCACGTCACGGTTCTCACGTGTGAGCGTGAGGTGTTTCTGCGCAGCACGGGCATCGACCCGTCGATGGAAGAACGCATCGATCCCTCCATCGACGTTCGTCGGCTTCCCTTCCCCAACCGCGAGACAATTCTCGACCTCACGCAGTGGAGTCGATTTCGCGCGTGGGCGCCCGAGATCTGGAACATGTGGCAGGCAACGCAGACGGCTCGCACGTTCCCTGAACCTCGCTACGGACTGTGGCGCCCCGTGCTCGAGAATGCTGCAGAGCAGGTGCATCAGAAGCATCCGGTTGACCTCGTGATCGGGTCGGCGAACCCCAACGTCGTTCACCTGGCTGGGGCCTACCTGCACCAACAGCATGGCGTGCCGTACATCATGGACTACCGCGACACCTGGCAGCTCGACATGTACTCGGGCAAACGCACCTTGAGCGACAGGCATCCGGCTGCGAAGTGGGAGAGAAAGCTTGTCGGCGACGCGGCGGAGATCTGGTTTGTGAACGACCCCATTGCGCAGTGGCACGCAGAGCTCTACCCCGATGCCGCTGAGCGTATTCGCGTTGTTCCCAACGGGTTCGACCCGGGATTCGTCGGCGCTGCCGCCGTCAGCAAGCACTCGGCCCCAACGACAATTCGCGTGGCAAACATCGGAACGATGACGGGACAGACGCCGATCCGCCCGCTCGTTGAGGGGTGGACTCTTGCACGCCAGTCGGGCGATGCGCTTGCCGATGCGCAGCTCGACCTCTATGGCTACCTCGGGCATCAGGGCGACGATGAGGGTGGCGTGCTCACGGCGATTGCCGAGATCGGCGACGGCAGTGTCGCGTATCGGGGTCCCGTGGCCAAGGCAGAGATTTCTGCGATCTACAACGGGCTCGACGTGCTGATTCTCCCGCTGGGCACGAGCCGGTTCATGACCAGCGGCAAGGTTTTTGAGTACATGGCGACGGGTCTTCCCATCGTGTCGGTGCACGACCCTGTGAACGCCTCAAGCGGTGTGCTCAGCGGTTATCCCGGCTGGTTCCCCGTCGAGAGAATGGATGCCGCCAGCATCGCTGATGCGCTCAGCGCAGCCGTCACGTACGCACGGAGCCAGACGGATGCCGATCGCATTGCTGCGCGCGAACGAGCATCCGTATTCGAGAGATCGAACATACTCGAGCCGATCATCGAACGCTGGACCGAACGCATCGAGAAGGGCAGCTGA
- a CDS encoding nucleotide sugar dehydrogenase, translating into MQIAVVALGKIGLPLAVQFADAGHDVIGVDVNQKVVDLVNAGVEPFPGEAHLQQKLSELVPAGRLRATTDYADAIPNADAVVLVVPLFVNDETWDPDFAWMDAATQSLSEHLTKDTLVSYETTLPVGTTRNRWKPMLEKGSGLVEGTDFHLVFSPERVLTGRVFEDLRKYPKLIGGLTDEGARRATDFYEAVLTFDERPDLARANGVWNLGTAEAAEMAKLAETTYRDVNIGLANQFAVYADTVGVDVYQVIEACNSQPYSHIHRPGIAVGGHCIPVYPRLYLSTDPDADIVRRARVFNASMPGRVVAKAQEVLGSLDGLNAVVLGASYRGGVKETAFSGVFETVNALRERGANVTVHDPMYSDDELAAFGWDAYHLGGAADLGIIQADHAEYKNISASDLPGLKLLIDGRNTTDPAIWAGTPRLVIGGGQ; encoded by the coding sequence ATGCAGATTGCGGTTGTTGCCCTGGGAAAAATCGGTCTTCCTCTTGCTGTTCAGTTCGCTGACGCAGGCCATGATGTGATCGGAGTCGACGTCAACCAGAAGGTTGTTGATCTGGTCAATGCGGGAGTCGAGCCGTTTCCGGGCGAGGCGCATCTTCAGCAGAAGCTGTCGGAGCTTGTTCCTGCGGGCAGGCTGCGGGCGACGACGGACTATGCTGACGCGATTCCGAATGCCGACGCTGTTGTTCTTGTGGTGCCGTTATTTGTGAATGATGAGACGTGGGATCCTGATTTCGCGTGGATGGATGCCGCGACGCAGTCGCTCTCGGAGCACCTCACCAAAGACACTCTGGTCTCCTACGAGACGACGCTCCCGGTTGGCACCACGCGCAACCGGTGGAAGCCGATGCTCGAGAAGGGTTCTGGTCTCGTCGAGGGCACCGATTTTCATCTGGTGTTCTCGCCGGAGCGTGTGCTGACGGGTCGGGTCTTTGAAGACCTCCGTAAGTACCCGAAGCTCATTGGCGGGCTCACCGATGAAGGTGCGCGTCGGGCCACGGACTTCTACGAGGCCGTGCTCACCTTTGATGAGCGCCCTGACCTGGCGCGTGCGAATGGTGTCTGGAATCTGGGAACGGCTGAGGCTGCCGAGATGGCGAAGCTTGCCGAGACGACGTATCGCGATGTCAACATCGGCTTGGCGAACCAGTTCGCCGTGTATGCCGACACCGTGGGCGTCGACGTGTACCAGGTGATTGAGGCGTGCAACTCGCAGCCATACAGTCACATCCATCGTCCGGGCATCGCGGTGGGCGGGCATTGCATTCCGGTGTACCCGCGCTTGTATCTCTCGACAGACCCCGACGCCGACATCGTGCGCCGCGCTCGTGTCTTCAACGCATCCATGCCCGGTCGAGTCGTCGCGAAGGCTCAGGAGGTTCTGGGGAGCCTTGACGGCCTTAACGCTGTGGTGCTCGGTGCTTCGTACCGCGGTGGCGTCAAAGAGACGGCGTTCTCGGGTGTGTTCGAGACGGTGAACGCTCTGCGTGAGCGCGGGGCGAACGTGACTGTGCACGACCCCATGTACTCCGACGATGAGCTCGCCGCGTTCGGCTGGGACGCCTATCACCTCGGCGGTGCTGCTGATCTCGGGATCATTCAGGCCGACCATGCCGAGTACAAGAACATCTCGGCGTCTGACCTGCCGGGACTCAAGCTTCTCATCGACGGCCGCAACACGACAGACCCCGCGATATGGGCGGGAACACCGCGCCTCGTCATCGGCGGCGGCCAGTAG
- the galE gene encoding UDP-glucose 4-epimerase GalE codes for MSVLVTGGAGYIGSHIVRMLRQSGDVVVVDNFSTGDARRLADTPVRRIDLASEHAVRELCAVMREFNVDAVIHMAALKQVGESVEQPIRYYRENMSSLATVLEAMTAESVPSLVFSSSAAVYGSPQSSLVSEDEPTAPVNPYGASKLAGEWLVKDVAQASSIRAVSLRYFNVAGAGEPALADTIPANLVTLAIEAVVSGREPQIYGDDYDTPDGTGVRDYVHVNDLASAHIAAIDFTRRTTDSHTVFNVGTGTGASVREVLAYLSEVSGNTAVPRVVSRRAGDPASVVADSRRITAQLGWSPQYSIKEMVESAWNARVSPPV; via the coding sequence ATGAGCGTTCTTGTCACCGGAGGCGCTGGGTACATCGGCAGCCACATTGTGCGCATGCTCCGGCAGTCGGGCGATGTCGTCGTCGTCGATAATTTCAGCACCGGTGATGCGCGGCGACTCGCAGATACGCCTGTTCGCCGCATCGATCTCGCTTCCGAGCACGCTGTGCGGGAATTGTGCGCGGTGATGCGTGAATTCAACGTGGATGCTGTCATACACATGGCAGCGCTCAAGCAGGTCGGCGAATCTGTCGAGCAGCCGATCCGTTATTACCGCGAGAACATGAGCTCGCTGGCGACAGTGCTTGAGGCGATGACCGCCGAGAGCGTGCCCTCCCTCGTGTTCTCGTCCTCTGCCGCCGTCTATGGAAGCCCGCAGAGCAGCCTTGTGAGCGAAGACGAGCCGACAGCTCCCGTGAATCCCTATGGAGCGTCGAAGCTGGCGGGGGAGTGGCTCGTGAAAGATGTGGCTCAAGCATCCTCGATTCGGGCTGTGAGCCTGCGCTACTTCAACGTTGCGGGCGCCGGCGAACCCGCCCTCGCCGACACCATCCCGGCCAACCTTGTCACCCTGGCGATAGAGGCAGTCGTCTCCGGCCGTGAGCCGCAGATTTACGGAGATGACTATGACACACCGGACGGCACGGGTGTGAGGGACTACGTTCACGTCAACGATCTTGCGTCAGCGCACATCGCCGCGATTGATTTCACCAGACGCACGACAGACAGCCACACGGTCTTCAACGTGGGCACCGGAACGGGAGCGAGCGTTCGCGAAGTGCTCGCCTACCTGTCTGAGGTGAGCGGCAACACCGCCGTTCCGCGCGTTGTTTCACGGCGCGCCGGTGACCCAGCATCCGTTGTCGCCGACTCCCGCCGCATTACGGCACAGCTCGGCTGGTCGCCGCAGTACTCGATCAAAGAGATGGTTGAGTCAGCGTGGAACGCCCGGGTCAGCCCACCGGTCTGA
- the glf gene encoding UDP-galactopyranose mutase, with translation MNCDLLVVGSGFFGLTIAERAADSGLKVVVIDRRPHIGGNAYSEADPETGIEVHQYGAHLFHTSNPAVWEYVNRFTTFTNYVHKVYTTHNGVVYPMPVNLGTINQFFQAAYSPGEARELIAEQAGEFNVKDAKNFVEKGIALVGRPLYEAFFRDYTAKQWQTDPEDLSASIVSRLPVRYTYDNRYFNDKWEGLPTDGYTAWIERMADHPNIDVQLNVDFFDESQPFNKKAAVGQVPIVYTGPVDRYFDYSEGELSWRTLDFEKEVLPIGDFQGTPVMNYPDMDVPFTRIHEFRHFHPERESYPDDKTIIMREFSRFAERGDEPYYPVNTTADRDGLLKYRELQADEKDVYFGGRLGTYQYLDMHMAIGSALSMWNNKLDRR, from the coding sequence GTGAACTGTGATCTTCTCGTCGTCGGCTCAGGTTTTTTCGGCCTGACAATCGCAGAACGAGCCGCTGATAGCGGACTCAAGGTCGTGGTCATCGATCGTCGTCCGCACATCGGCGGCAATGCGTACAGCGAAGCTGACCCTGAGACCGGCATTGAGGTGCACCAGTACGGAGCGCACCTCTTCCATACTTCTAACCCCGCCGTGTGGGAATACGTCAACCGTTTCACGACATTCACGAACTACGTGCACAAGGTCTACACGACCCATAACGGCGTCGTGTACCCGATGCCGGTCAATCTGGGAACCATCAACCAGTTCTTCCAGGCCGCGTATTCTCCCGGCGAAGCCCGCGAGCTCATCGCGGAGCAAGCGGGGGAGTTCAACGTCAAAGACGCGAAGAACTTCGTTGAAAAGGGCATTGCTCTGGTGGGACGGCCCCTGTACGAAGCGTTCTTCCGGGACTACACGGCAAAGCAGTGGCAGACAGACCCAGAGGACCTCTCCGCGTCGATCGTCAGTCGTCTGCCAGTTCGCTACACGTACGACAACCGCTATTTCAATGACAAGTGGGAGGGCCTCCCCACCGACGGTTACACCGCGTGGATCGAGCGCATGGCCGACCATCCGAACATCGATGTGCAGCTGAACGTGGACTTCTTCGACGAGAGTCAGCCGTTCAACAAGAAGGCGGCTGTCGGTCAGGTTCCGATTGTCTACACGGGGCCCGTCGACCGGTACTTCGACTACTCCGAGGGTGAGCTCTCCTGGAGAACGCTTGACTTCGAGAAGGAGGTTCTCCCCATTGGAGACTTCCAGGGAACGCCGGTCATGAACTACCCGGATATGGACGTTCCCTTCACGCGCATCCATGAATTCCGGCATTTCCATCCCGAGCGGGAGTCGTATCCCGATGACAAGACCATCATCATGCGAGAGTTCTCGCGGTTCGCAGAGCGAGGAGACGAGCCCTACTACCCGGTGAATACCACGGCGGATCGTGATGGCCTTCTCAAGTATCGCGAGTTGCAGGCCGATGAGAAGGACGTCTACTTCGGCGGCCGCCTCGGAACCTACCAGTACCTCGACATGCACATGGCCATCGGCTCGGCGCTGTCGATGTGGAACAACAAGCTAGATCGCCGTTAA